The following coding sequences lie in one Pseudomonadota bacterium genomic window:
- a CDS encoding rhomboid family intramembrane serine protease: MPVVRQRTSSDTLQTALKGVLTFVGVIWAVFLLDQVLPLEQLGLVPRQVRGAVGIVAMPFLHGSLQHLLANTTPLAFLLFLLVGSQARSVEVVAMLAVVSGVLLWLFGREAVHIGASTLVFALGSFLIVTGLIERRLLSFAVAVLVVALYGSSFIAGVAPWQHGVSWDGHLAGLIGGALVAPIALRQVVAARRR; the protein is encoded by the coding sequence ATGCCCGTGGTTCGACAGCGGACGTCATCCGACACTTTGCAGACCGCACTCAAGGGCGTACTCACGTTCGTGGGCGTGATCTGGGCCGTGTTTCTGCTCGATCAGGTGCTGCCGCTGGAGCAGCTTGGCCTCGTGCCACGGCAGGTGCGTGGCGCGGTCGGCATCGTCGCCATGCCGTTCCTGCACGGCAGCCTGCAGCACCTGCTGGCCAACACCACGCCGCTGGCGTTTCTGCTTTTTCTGCTCGTGGGCTCGCAAGCCCGAAGCGTGGAAGTCGTGGCCATGCTGGCGGTCGTCAGCGGTGTGTTGCTCTGGTTGTTTGGCCGCGAGGCCGTGCACATCGGCGCGAGCACGCTGGTGTTCGCGCTCGGCAGTTTTCTGATCGTCACCGGCCTGATCGAACGCCGACTGCTGTCCTTTGCCGTGGCCGTGCTGGTGGTGGCGCTGTACGGCAGCTCCTTCATTGCAGGTGTGGCCCCGTGGCAACACGGGGTGTCCTGGGATGGCCACCTCGCAGGCCTGATCGGCGGCGCCCTGGTGGCGCCGATTGCGTTGCGTCAGGTCGTGGCGGCGCGGCGACGCTGA
- a CDS encoding HAD hydrolase-like protein: MYSLALFDLDGTLSDPLEGIGHSINHALQAHGHDALPFDVLATCVGPPLDQSFARLTGVSDPEALMSMVLSYRERFLDTGYAENTLYPGVTDALDALQRAGVAMALCTSKPEPGTRMILSLFGLTDYFGFLSCGDVGVEKWQQIEALRAAGTVDGKAIMIGDRAVDIEAGRRNGIATGGVTWGYGTREELTAARPDLWFDQPADWLASLAPTLTDGPTT, translated from the coding sequence ATGTACAGTCTTGCCCTGTTCGACCTCGATGGCACGCTCAGCGATCCGCTGGAGGGCATCGGCCACTCGATCAACCACGCGCTGCAGGCGCACGGCCATGACGCCTTGCCCTTCGATGTGCTCGCCACCTGCGTCGGACCGCCGCTCGACCAGAGCTTCGCGCGCCTGACCGGTGTGAGCGACCCCGAGGCGCTGATGTCGATGGTGTTGTCCTACCGCGAACGCTTCCTCGACACCGGTTACGCCGAGAACACCCTGTACCCGGGTGTCACCGATGCGCTCGACGCGCTGCAACGCGCCGGCGTGGCCATGGCACTGTGCACGTCCAAGCCCGAGCCCGGTACCCGGATGATCCTCTCGCTGTTCGGCCTCACGGACTACTTCGGGTTCTTGAGCTGCGGCGATGTCGGGGTCGAAAAATGGCAGCAGATCGAGGCGCTGCGGGCGGCGGGTACGGTGGATGGCAAGGCGATCATGATCGGTGACCGGGCGGTGGACATCGAAGCGGGGCGTCGCAACGGCATCGCAACGGGAGGCGTGACCTGGGGGTACGGCACGCGCGAGGAGCTCACGGCAGCTCGGCCCGACCTGTGGTTCGACCAGCCTGCCGATTGGCTGGCAAGCCTGGCCCCCACCCTGACAGACGGGCCCACGACATGA
- a CDS encoding LysR family transcriptional regulator, with product MYSVDDLYAFAALIETGSVTAAASHLQLNPATVSRRLTKLENHLGVPLFLRNTRNFSVTTEGQDFYTNVAEAITLLRAAENNLIGQSTAPSGKLRIALPSWVLHRFVQPHLADFLEEHPNVQLDVLTTDDPISLIGEGRDIGIRIGELGDSSLKARRLYNDSTVLCASPDYLSRHGTPTRVDDLSQHVLLLHPGANVALDTGDDQPTQRIEWRNRHWLNTAEAAHAAALKHLGVAQLYREQISDDLTSGRLVTVLGDSLPSTQAPVWFIRTDGRLGTPKVDAFRNFIFKQCAGDNANATA from the coding sequence ATGTACTCGGTTGATGATCTGTACGCGTTTGCGGCGTTGATCGAAACTGGCAGCGTGACCGCCGCCGCCAGCCACCTGCAGCTCAACCCCGCCACGGTCAGCCGCCGTCTGACCAAGCTGGAAAACCACCTCGGGGTACCGCTGTTCCTGCGCAACACGCGCAACTTCTCGGTGACCACCGAGGGCCAGGATTTCTACACGAATGTCGCCGAAGCCATCACGCTGTTGCGCGCGGCAGAGAACAACCTGATCGGCCAGTCCACAGCACCGTCGGGCAAGCTGCGTATCGCGCTGCCGTCCTGGGTGCTGCACCGCTTCGTGCAACCCCACCTGGCCGACTTTCTCGAAGAGCACCCGAACGTCCAACTGGACGTGCTGACCACCGACGACCCGATCAGCCTCATTGGCGAAGGGCGCGACATCGGCATTCGGATCGGCGAACTCGGCGACAGCAGCCTCAAGGCTCGTCGTCTGTACAACGACAGCACGGTGTTGTGCGCCTCACCGGACTACCTGAGCCGGCACGGCACACCCACTCGCGTCGACGATCTGAGTCAGCATGTGCTGCTGCTGCACCCTGGCGCGAACGTGGCACTGGACACCGGCGACGACCAGCCCACGCAGCGGATCGAGTGGCGCAACCGTCACTGGTTGAACACCGCAGAAGCGGCCCACGCGGCCGCGCTGAAGCACCTCGGTGTGGCACAACTCTACCGCGAGCAGATCAGTGACGACCTGACATCGGGTCGACTCGTCACCGTGTTGGGCGACAGCCTGCCGTCGACGCAGGCGCCGGTGTGGTTCATCCGCACCGACGGTCGACTCGGCACCCCGAAGGTCGACGCCTTTCGCAACTTCATCTTCAAGCAGTGCGCCGGCGACAACGCGAACGCCACGGCCTGA